One Coccinella septempunctata chromosome 1, icCocSept1.1, whole genome shotgun sequence DNA window includes the following coding sequences:
- the LOC123306696 gene encoding uncharacterized protein LOC123306696: MDLRERTISRISFTKALRSLNALMDQEKSSTVEIKSAFEGLERRYQELEEISKKILEEMFIAEDIEDEDLEKTSEENLRYESQFLTARCMFEERMASIQEKAQSVSSSGNSTSRARCNLPKVELAKFSGDIREWLKFWSLFSKIHEDTGLRDEDKFQYLMQSMVPGSRAADLVNSYPPVGENYQKAIEGLTKRFGREDLQIEVYVRELLQLVLENAVAKKKVILASLYDRIESYIRALETLGVTTDKCAAMLYPLVESSLPEDLLRVWQRSNSAAENGNVGKASNVSKTRLDGLIRFLESEVQNELRISMAVKGFDIGGKPERERKAEKNLPSARNLLASVVKEDKCVFCEKTNHMSEQCFKAEKMPLSEKQEAAKIKRVCFGCLKSGHLKKHCRSKLKCSKCGKRHVDIMCPGRRSRPSSRSDSESSVSAVNIPKECALASSAEIPATFMQTLRVRVRNEVKDVVVRALIDTGSQNSYVLSKLAEKLDYKPHGQQDMVHLLFGGSKSDVATHQKFQVRVGNLDGTYWCNFEALGDKVICSNVPCVKRGAWLEELKKRDIIMSDVDSEEECVSILIGADIAGKLLTGRLHQTESGLTAVETHLGWTLMGKMPPKENAENKENLAVLSISMLTKDVDIKDLWSLDVIGINDPIDHKSRKDHNIQVEQNFKESIVKNPEGRYEVKLPWLDYHPELKDNKSMAMQRLEKMVKKLREMQKFQEYDGIFREWLHEGIIEQVPAQEMDNWGVYLPHRPVFKEEATTKTRPIFDASAGSPSLNSCLERGPNLIEEVVDILLRFREGKIGVISDIKKAFLQISIDPVDRDFLRFLWYDAQGNLIMFRHCRVVFGVCSSPFMLGATISLHLENYLKSIESERGIFVSEYFYISKLKRSFYVDNCVASVDNFEQLADFKCKAKSVMETGLFDLRGWEYTHDNLNNVCGVLGLKWDKENDTLALNISNIEKVAVDKITKRVILSVAHRIFDPLGFVCPISLGPKILLQEAWAAKIGWDEEVNESIKKRFLVWIKELTKLSEVKIPRCMLGVNQSETDVEVSLHTFVDASKLAYAVVIFLRIQKGCDVQLRFVQAKTKVTPAKKGDTGNSISIPRLELLAATIGARLTRHILNAMDFKIDKVFYWSDSSTVITWINREDNWSVFVANRIKEIRNISEVKQWRHIPGNMNPADLPSRGCTVDQLLESRWWEGPDWLKKNEESWPNFPDQNIDETEVLSELKRSKIQNSALIALASSDRENMFSRYSSFSKATKVMGWIKRFIFNCENSALRREENFLTAKECREAERSLLKMIQREKFNGVTDEKIRELMPFMDSDGVIRTRSKISFREDNFDFRCPIILPEKDHLIECLIREKHIDLKHAGVTITLAVLREKFWIIKGRKVVRKVIQKCVDCRRHDAKAIETNTPPLPLNRVRKCSQH, encoded by the coding sequence atggATCTAAGGGAGAGGACGATCAGTCGCATCTCCTTCACGAAGGCACTCAGATCCCTGAACGCCTTGATGGATCAAGAAAAATCAAGTACGGTGGAGATTAAATCGGCCTTTGAAGGACTAGAGAGAAGATACCAGGAGCTTGAAGAAATTTCCAAGAAGATCCTAGAAGAAATGTTCATCGCTGAAGATATTGAGGATGAAGATTTAGAAAAGACTTCCGAGGAAAACTTAAGGTACGAGAGCCAATTCTTGACAGCGAGATGCATGTTCGAAGAAAGGATGGCTTCGATTCAAGAAAAGGCTCAAAGTGTCAGCAGCAGTGGAAATTCTACGTCCAGAGCGAGGTGCAATCTTCCAAAAGTGGAACTGGCCAAATTCAGCGGAGATATTCGTGAGTGGCTGAAATTTTGGAGTCTTTTCAGCAAGATTCACGAGGACACTGGACTACGCGATGAGGACAAGTTCCAGTATCTGATGCAGTCAATGGTACCAGGATCCAGAGCAGCAGATCTAGTGAATAGTTACCCTCCGGTCGGGGAAAACTATCAAAAGGCCATCGAAGGTCTGACAAAACGTTTCGGGCGCGAGGATTTGCAAATTGAGGTGTATGTGAGAGAGCTATTGCAATTGGTTCTGGAAAATGCCGTAGCGAAGAAAAAAGTGATCCTCGCTTCGCTTTATGACAGAATCGAGTCATATATTCGGGCGTTAGAAACTCTAGGCGTTACGACAGATAAGTGTGCGGCTATGCTTTATCCGTTGGTTGAATCCTCGTTACCAGAAGACTTATTACGAGTGTGGCAGCGGTCTAACAGTGCAGCTGAAAATGGTAACGTTGGAAAGGCGTCGAATGTGTCAAAAACGCGACTCGATGGACTTATAAGATTCTTGGAATCCGAGGTTCAAAACGAACTGAGAATCTCTATGGCCGTAAAGGGATTCGACATAGGCGGTAAACCGGAACGGGAGCGAAAAGCAGAAAAGAACTTGCCGAGTGCGCGGAATCTGCTTGCTTCGGTAGTGAAAGAGGACAAGtgtgttttttgtgaaaaaacgaACCACATGAGTGAACAGTGCTTCAAAGCGGAAAAAATGCCGCTATCGGAAAAACAAGAAGCGGCAAAAATTAAGCGCGTTTGTTTCGGTTGCTTGAAAAGCGGACATTTAAAGAAGCATTGTAGATCGAAattgaaatgttcaaaatgcGGCAAGAGACACGTGGACATAATGTGCCCGGGACGAAGAAGTCGTCCGAGTTCGCGGTCCGATTCAGAAAGCTCGGTAAGTGCAGTCAACATTCCGAAAGAATGCGCTTTAGCTTCATCGGCCGAAATTCCCGCGACTTTCATGCAGACTCTAAGGGTGCGAGTGCGAAATGAAGTGAAGGATGTTGTCGTTCGTGCGTTGATCGACACCGGGTCGCAAAACTCGTATGTTTTGAGTAAACTTGCtgaaaaattggattataaACCGCATGGACAGCAAGATATGGTGCATTTACTTTTCGGCGGAAGTAAATCGGATGTCGCGACGCACCAGAAGTTCCAAGTGCGTGTCGGGAATCTCGATGGAACATACTGGTGCAATTTTGAAGCGCTCGGCGATAAAGTGATTTGCTCGAATGTACCATGTGTAAAAAGAGGTGCGTGGTTGGAAGAGCTGAAAAAACGGGACATTATAATGAGCGATGTCGATAGTGAAGAAGAGTGCGTATCCATCCTCATTGGCGCCGATATAGCGGGAAAGTTGCTGACAGGGCGGTTACACCAAACAGAAAGTGGATTAACAGCGGTAGAAACACATCTGGGATGGACATTGATGGGTAAAATGCCGCCAAAGGAGAAcgctgaaaataaagaaaacttGGCCGTTTTGTCTATCTCCATGTTGACAAAAGATGTGGATATAAAAGATTTATGGTCATTAGATGTTATAGGAATAAACGATCCTATAGATCATAAATCACGTAAGGATCATAACATTCAAGTTGAGCAGAACTTCAAGGAATCTATTGTGAAAAACCCCGAAGGTCGTTATGAGGTAAAACTACCATGGCTGGATTATCACCCCGAGCTCAAGGACAACAAGAGCATGGCCATGCAacgattggaaaaaatggtcaaGAAACTACGAGAGATGCAGAAATTCCAGGAATATGATGGGATATTCCGAGAATGGCTCCACGAGGGGATAATAGAGCAGGTACCAGCACAAGAAATGGACAACTGGGGTGTTTATTTGCCACATCGCCCGGTTTTCAAAGAAGAAGCTACAACAAAGACGAGGCCAATATTCGATGCGTCAGCAGGCAGCCCATCCCTAAATAGCTGTCTGGAAAGAGGACCGAATCTTATCGAAGAAGTCGTAGACATTTTATTGAGGTTTAGAGAAGGTAAAATTGGTGTGATTTCTGATATCAAAAAAGCGTTTCTTCAAATAAGTATTGATCCCGTAGATAGGGATTTTTTGAGATTTCTTTGGTATGACGCGCAGGGCAATCTGATAATGTTCAGACACTGTAGGGTAGTTTTTGGTGTTTGTAGCAGTCCATTTATGTTAGGGGCGACCATCAGTCTACAtttagaaaattatttgaaatcaattgaAAGTGAACGCGGTATATTTGTCTCTGAATACTTTTACATCTCGAAGCTCAAACGTAGTTTTTATGTGGATAATTGTGTAGCGAGTGTGGATAACTTCGAACAATTAGCTGACTTCAAATGTAAAGCAAAATCTGTGATGGAGACAGGTCTTTTTGATTTACGTGGATGGGAATATACTCATGACAATTTGAATAATGTTTGCGGAGTACTTGGCTTGAAATGGGATAAAGAGAACGACACGCTAGCGctaaatatttcgaatattgaGAAAGTCGCGGTTGACAAGATAACTAAAAGGGTAATTTTATCGGTAGCACATCGCATTTTCGATCCGCTAGGCTTTGTATGCCCAATATCACTCGGTCCCAAAATTTTGTTACAGGAAGCGTGGGCAGCTAAAATTGGTTGGGATGAAGAAGTGAACGAAAGTATTAAGAAACGTTTTTTGGTTTGGATCAAAGAATTAACAAAATTGTCGGAAGTAAAGATACCGCGTTGTATGTTAGGCGTCAATCAATCGGAAACGGACGTAGAAGTAAGTTTACATACCTTTGTCGATGCCAGTAAATTAGCATATGCTGTGGTAATTTTTTTAAGAATTCAAAAGGGTTGTGACGTGCAGCTTCGTTTTGTACAAGCAAAGACTAAAGTTACGCCTGCCAAAAAAGGTGACACGGGTAATTCTATAAGTATACCACGATTGGAATTATTAGCGGCAACGATTGGTGCAAGACTAACTAGGCATATTTTGAACGCAATGGATTTTAAAATAGATAAAGTATTTTACTGGTCAGACTCGTCAACGGTTATCACGTGGATCAATAGGGAAGATAATTGGAGCGTTTTTGTCGCGAATCGGATCaaagaaataagaaatatttcggAAGTTAAGCAATGGCGGCATATTCCGGGCAATATGAATCCTGCTGACTTGCCATCACGAGGATGTACGGTTGATCAGTTATTAGAATCTCGGTGGTGGGAGGGTCCGGATTGGCTCAAAAAGAATGAAGAAAGTTGGCCTAATTTTCCCGATCAAAATATAGACGAAACAGAAGTACTGTCGGAATTGAAgagatcaaaaattcaaaattccgcCTTAATCGCATTAGCAAGCAGTGATAGAGAAAATATGTTCAGTAGATATTCTAGTTTCTCGAAAGCGACAAAAGTAATGGGCTGGATCAAGAgatttatttttaattgtgaAAATTCTGCGTTGCGTAGGGAAGAAAACTTTCTGACGGCGAAAGAGTGTCGTGAAGCTGAAAGGAGTCTGCTAAAAATGATTCAAAGAGAAAAATTCAATGGCGTAACGGATGAGAAAATAAGAGAACTCATGCCTTTTATGGATAGCGACGGCGTTATTAGAACAAgatcgaaaatttcatttcgtgAGGATAATTTCGATTTCCGTTGTCCAATTATTCTTCCTGAAAAAGATCACCTCATAGAATGCTTGATTAGGGAAAAGCATATAGATCTCAAGCATGCGGGAGTTACAATCACGTTAGCGGTGTTGCGGGAGAAATTTTGGATTATAAAAGGTCGGAAAGTCGTGAGGAAAGTCATACAAAAATGTGTAGATTGTCGCAGACACGACGCGAAAGCAATTGAGACGAATACTCCGCCATTACCACTCAACAGAGTCAGGAAATGCTCACAACATTGA